A stretch of Endozoicomonas sp. SCSIO W0465 DNA encodes these proteins:
- a CDS encoding type I-F CRISPR-associated protein Cas7f/Csy3, which produces MADPNQLSFNRSLEIGFGTMSNKSSLSGKEFSLHVQKRMVKGSSGDFATLRGTNDQNMDTPNVHQAEFVHNEPGDTLVVEFEGYIVNNAFHPKTPEILAKEDVIRFMELYRDKGGLRYQAESIFQNILNFRWLRRNNQIWLFSYCRLLIS; this is translated from the coding sequence ATGGCTGATCCTAACCAGTTGAGTTTTAACCGCTCCCTGGAAATCGGGTTTGGAACGATGAGCAATAAAAGCTCGTTATCAGGAAAGGAGTTTTCCCTCCATGTCCAGAAACGGATGGTCAAGGGGTCGTCCGGAGATTTTGCAACGCTCCGAGGGACTAATGACCAGAATATGGATACCCCAAATGTTCACCAAGCCGAGTTTGTTCACAATGAGCCAGGGGATACCTTGGTTGTGGAGTTTGAGGGGTACATCGTAAACAATGCGTTTCATCCTAAAACACCGGAAATTTTGGCAAAGGAAGATGTCATTCGATTCATGGAGTTATACCGGGATAAAGGTGGCCTGAGGTACCAGGCAGAGTCGATTTTCCAAAATATTCTGAACTTTCGCTGGTTGCGTCGTAATAATCAGATATGGCTCTTTTCGTATTGCAGACTGCTGATTTCATAA
- a CDS encoding type I-F CRISPR-associated protein Csy2, protein MQSETISSHHSVYLCIKDMRVNRANAMPSPYIAGFPSMYGVVGMAKHLVDRVLKGSGMAFEAVAVSINQFMMSESQHKYSAQTLRDIKNRQGLRVITARDCWFRASVFIRVNIGDRGLPVVREWLDAHRHLDGLYRLRFCGGHIIYESGSPELHLLSKTELPLVCRHVDGFLVADRIDLCRVSRQPDEDALDTMLRLIQESKKMGQGWLVPLAVGFMPFGDRKYRANTRQKLLHGFCEPVTGLGRLFNVRSSASNLGKSDHFFWKPNVNREFLVTGSI, encoded by the coding sequence ATGCAATCAGAGACTATCTCCAGTCATCATAGTGTTTATCTTTGCATCAAAGATATGAGAGTGAATCGGGCCAATGCGATGCCCTCGCCTTATATTGCTGGCTTTCCCTCCATGTATGGTGTGGTGGGGATGGCAAAACATCTGGTTGATAGAGTCCTCAAAGGATCGGGGATGGCTTTTGAGGCTGTGGCCGTAAGCATCAACCAATTCATGATGTCAGAGAGTCAGCATAAATATTCTGCCCAAACATTAAGGGATATAAAAAACAGACAGGGTTTGCGTGTTATCACAGCCCGGGATTGCTGGTTCAGGGCTTCAGTATTTATCCGTGTAAATATTGGAGACAGAGGATTGCCAGTGGTAAGAGAGTGGCTGGATGCGCATCGTCATCTTGATGGCCTTTACCGGTTACGGTTTTGTGGAGGGCATATTATCTATGAGTCTGGCTCTCCTGAACTGCATCTTTTATCAAAAACTGAACTCCCCTTGGTCTGCAGGCATGTTGACGGTTTCCTGGTTGCTGATCGCATTGATTTATGCAGAGTATCCAGACAGCCCGATGAAGATGCTCTGGATACCATGCTACGCCTGATTCAAGAAAGTAAAAAGATGGGGCAAGGTTGGTTGGTCCCGCTGGCTGTTGGTTTTATGCCGTTTGGAGATCGGAAGTACCGGGCAAATACACGACAAAAGCTATTACATGGGTTTTGTGAGCCCGTAACGGGATTAGGCCGCTTGTTTAATGTTCGCTCATCGGCTTCAAACCTTGGTAAAAGTGACCATTTTTTCTGGAAACCGAATGTTAACCGTGAATTTCTGGTGACAGGGTCTATATAA
- a CDS encoding DUF935 domain-containing protein: MLQKHQQGSTDQLFSNFQLARIFLYGTITNRSSNGMVSRVKIENGYFSATASELTGNAPQKQTMDYLLGSVRSFWKSNVIIELIEAARSGTADYDALCQRMDKAISKVILSQTMTTDDGSSRS, from the coding sequence GTGTTACAGAAGCATCAGCAAGGTAGTACAGACCAGCTATTTAGCAATTTTCAATTAGCCCGTATCTTCTTGTACGGCACTATCACCAACCGTTCTTCAAACGGAATGGTAAGTAGGGTAAAAATTGAAAACGGATATTTCTCAGCCACTGCGTCAGAACTAACGGGAAATGCTCCTCAAAAGCAAACTATGGACTACTTATTAGGTTCTGTCAGATCTTTCTGGAAAAGTAACGTCATCATCGAGCTGATCGAAGCGGCCAGATCCGGCACCGCCGATTATGATGCGCTGTGCCAGCGTATGGATAAGGCCATCAGTAAAGTCATTCTCAGCCAGACCATGACCACGGATGATGGCAGCAGTCGCAGCTAG
- a CDS encoding type II toxin-antitoxin system ParD family antitoxin, with protein MATLNISLPDQLRDWVAQQVKQGEYSSASDYLRDLIRNDKRQQEQSAKWLKGHLEPMLNTPEDEFQSLSADDVKTRARKRLNNSGGDE; from the coding sequence ATGGCCACACTCAATATTTCATTACCCGACCAGCTTAGAGACTGGGTTGCCCAGCAGGTTAAACAAGGTGAATACTCAAGCGCCAGCGACTATCTGAGGGACTTGATCCGCAACGACAAACGCCAGCAAGAGCAATCGGCCAAATGGTTAAAAGGGCACCTGGAGCCCATGTTGAATACACCGGAAGACGAGTTTCAATCACTCAGTGCTGACGACGTTAAGACAAGAGCCAGAAAGAGACTGAACAATTCCGGAGGTGATGAGTGA
- a CDS encoding type II toxin-antitoxin system RelE/ParE family toxin, with translation MSELYRFHPVAIAQQEEIWLYTYEYWGEKQADLYIDGLHQYLTSVARNHALLKVLPESIINGVSFLRYKKHYVFVKSSDGAQSEVLYVLSILHSSMDIPARLNGLLDEL, from the coding sequence GTGAGTGAACTCTACCGTTTTCACCCGGTAGCCATTGCTCAGCAGGAAGAAATCTGGCTCTATACCTACGAATATTGGGGAGAAAAACAGGCCGATCTTTACATTGATGGACTGCACCAATATTTAACCAGCGTCGCCAGAAACCACGCTTTACTGAAAGTGCTACCGGAGAGCATCATCAATGGAGTCAGTTTTTTGCGTTACAAGAAGCACTATGTATTTGTAAAATCCTCCGATGGTGCGCAATCGGAAGTTTTATACGTCCTGTCTATTTTGCACAGCAGTATGGACATACCAGCGCGTTTGAATGGGTTGCTTGATGAGTTATAG
- a CDS encoding IS4 family transposase produces MTCFDRSELLSMAEQLGFTIRQRDIRPLDFILSLIDALAGDGNCDTQADLHRKFNELTGLNVSYRSWANQAKKDALPTLILWLWVQCLEIFSRKVMAFDEDSPFSEFEHILIQDGSSQAVYDALKEAFPGRFSTVSPAAVELHTTMDLLTNNLVRVQLTEDTRSERDCLPPLPTSMAYILMLMDAGYFELELFAAIDDREGSFICKAPQSINPTILSAVREDGKNLNRYKGQKLKDVLSGFPKDQCLDLDVEWPGFKAWPFRLVVRWNDKKQKWVFVVTNLNRVEFTLSDVLQAYRLRWQIELIFKEIKSYSGWHRFNTKSATLVFSLILMSFVVVTLKRYLAHAAQANLCESGSIEEISTHKVMKSGTHLFGNVISSLMNAGKSLVSCIKKLLDFWGNNAKREHPARDGCSGRTRLGFCAVGGA; encoded by the coding sequence TTGACCTGTTTCGACCGGTCAGAACTCCTAAGTATGGCGGAACAGCTTGGTTTTACTATACGACAGCGAGATATCCGTCCTTTGGATTTTATCCTCTCACTGATCGATGCCCTCGCTGGTGATGGAAACTGCGATACCCAGGCGGATCTACACCGTAAATTTAACGAGTTGACGGGGCTGAATGTCTCTTATCGTTCTTGGGCAAATCAAGCTAAAAAGGACGCGCTGCCTACTCTTATCCTGTGGCTATGGGTGCAGTGTCTGGAAATATTTTCCCGCAAAGTCATGGCGTTTGATGAAGACAGTCCATTTTCAGAGTTTGAGCACATTCTGATTCAGGACGGTTCGTCACAAGCTGTCTATGATGCCCTGAAAGAAGCATTTCCCGGCAGGTTCTCAACGGTCAGTCCTGCTGCCGTCGAGCTTCATACGACAATGGATCTTCTCACCAACAACCTGGTGCGGGTGCAGCTGACTGAAGATACCCGTTCAGAAAGAGACTGTCTGCCACCACTGCCAACATCCATGGCCTATATCCTGATGCTAATGGATGCCGGTTATTTTGAGCTGGAACTCTTTGCCGCTATTGATGACAGGGAGGGTTCTTTTATCTGCAAGGCACCTCAGAGTATCAACCCGACGATACTCAGCGCGGTACGGGAGGATGGCAAGAATCTCAATCGCTACAAAGGACAAAAACTGAAGGATGTACTGTCTGGCTTCCCCAAAGACCAGTGCCTCGACCTGGATGTAGAATGGCCGGGATTCAAAGCCTGGCCATTCCGCTTGGTTGTCCGCTGGAATGACAAAAAACAGAAGTGGGTTTTCGTTGTGACCAACCTGAACCGGGTGGAGTTCACCTTGAGTGATGTGCTCCAGGCCTATCGTCTACGGTGGCAGATAGAGCTGATTTTCAAAGAGATCAAATCCTATTCAGGGTGGCATCGTTTTAACACCAAATCAGCGACACTGGTGTTTAGCCTGATTCTGATGTCCTTTGTGGTTGTGACGTTGAAAAGGTACCTTGCCCATGCTGCACAGGCGAACCTCTGTGAAAGTGGGAGCATTGAGGAAATCTCGACGCACAAGGTGATGAAAAGTGGGACTCACCTGTTTGGTAATGTGATTTCATCGTTGATGAATGCAGGAAAGTCATTGGTCTCATGCATTAAAAAGCTACTGGACTTCTGGGGAAATAATGCGAAACGAGAACACCCTGCACGGGATGGTTGTTCAGGGCGTACAAGATTAGGCTTCTGTGCAGTGGGTGGAGCTTAA
- a CDS encoding TnsA endonuclease N-terminal domain-containing protein: MPKKNVKHSPYSRSEKQITRWLEEQKRGTGHGLEYIPGLYTNEIESAKKNNFKERVSGIKACGRDMQLASHTEHRILRFFDLAKNVVEIREQFPLKRSVTLGIAEKLKIQHPSQTDYNTEKPFAIYMTTDFLVTLLDKSNQEYLVAVSVKPVSELQDKRVLEKQKIEYVYWSLRGVRFVIITDLSFKSAVSDNLELIHQSYCTMEQNEVSLPGNVNIALIEAHILSAIKSESGAITISELCKKIRLFSGYRLLCNENWPKALIYNAFRKLLAKYCQALPQEDSSLIYEISSLQYEKSQK; this comes from the coding sequence ATGCCTAAAAAGAATGTAAAGCATTCGCCTTATTCCAGAAGTGAGAAGCAAATAACCCGTTGGCTTGAAGAGCAGAAACGTGGCACAGGGCATGGTTTGGAATATATTCCAGGCTTGTATACCAATGAAATCGAATCTGCCAAGAAGAATAACTTCAAAGAGCGGGTTTCTGGTATTAAAGCGTGTGGGCGTGATATGCAGCTGGCATCTCACACGGAGCATAGAATTCTTCGTTTCTTTGATTTAGCCAAAAATGTTGTCGAAATTAGAGAGCAGTTTCCCCTGAAGCGCTCTGTAACCCTTGGTATTGCGGAAAAACTTAAGATTCAGCATCCCAGCCAGACTGATTATAATACGGAAAAGCCCTTCGCTATTTATATGACCACTGACTTTTTGGTTACTCTTCTCGATAAGAGTAACCAAGAATATCTTGTTGCTGTTTCAGTGAAACCTGTCTCAGAACTTCAAGATAAAAGAGTCTTGGAAAAACAAAAGATTGAGTATGTGTACTGGTCTCTTCGAGGAGTCCGATTTGTCATTATCACTGATCTATCTTTTAAATCTGCAGTTAGTGATAATCTTGAACTCATCCACCAAAGTTACTGTACGATGGAGCAAAATGAAGTTTCTTTGCCTGGAAATGTTAATATTGCTTTAATTGAGGCTCATATCCTGTCTGCCATTAAATCAGAATCAGGAGCGATAACCATTTCTGAGCTTTGTAAAAAAATAAGGCTCTTTTCGGGTTACAGACTGCTCTGCAATGAAAATTGGCCAAAGGCCTTGATATACAATGCCTTCAGGAAACTGCTGGCTAAATATTGCCAAGCCCTGCCACAGGAGGATTCCAGCCTGATTTATGAAATCAGCAGTCTGCAATACGAAAAGAGCCAAAAATAA
- a CDS encoding IS66 family transposase: MIPELPATMSAEILLKENAELRMRVACLEERCRELEEKVGKNSQNSSKPPSSDGYQKPCKNSNSPDHSDDLSADKGTDPSDEKPNPKSLRQSSGNKAGGKKGHQGTCLKQVDIPDYIEYLPVKECNKCQASLLDSEPVKYIERQVFEPGRPGEFEVTAHRAEVKICTCGCRNQAEFPEGVTAAAQYGSATQAMAVYLNQYHFLPFKRVSEYFNTLYKMSVSAGTVANFVARTYENLASTEEVIRDALRESSVAGADETGMRAEGSLHWLHVMRDEQWTLYYLSEKRGREAMDTMGILLTFAGVLVHDHWKSYFAYAATHVLCNAHHLRELLGVVDRDSNQLALRLMKLLRLSWHYCKGFKTIGMLQMPSVVCERIEKIYDRLLQRALMKEVVYMEKQREELKRKKVKNTKAYNLFKRLTEFKAETLRFMSDFTIPFDNNGSERDVRMAKLKQKISGCFRSADGGSMFARIRSYLSSARKQGMDIYQSLHRAVRNYCNMPLLSAE; encoded by the coding sequence ATGATTCCAGAACTACCCGCAACTATGTCGGCTGAGATTCTCTTGAAAGAGAATGCAGAGCTGCGGATGAGAGTTGCCTGTCTGGAAGAGCGATGTCGAGAATTGGAAGAAAAGGTTGGCAAGAACAGTCAAAACAGCAGCAAGCCGCCATCGTCTGATGGTTATCAAAAACCTTGTAAAAACAGTAATTCTCCAGATCATTCTGACGACCTTTCCGCAGATAAAGGTACCGATCCATCGGATGAAAAACCCAATCCTAAAAGTCTGAGACAGTCTTCTGGTAATAAAGCCGGTGGAAAGAAAGGGCATCAGGGCACTTGTCTTAAACAGGTCGATATCCCTGACTATATTGAGTACCTTCCGGTTAAAGAATGCAATAAATGTCAGGCGTCTCTTCTTGATAGTGAGCCGGTCAAATATATTGAACGACAGGTGTTTGAACCAGGGAGACCGGGTGAATTTGAAGTAACGGCCCATAGAGCTGAAGTAAAAATCTGCACTTGTGGTTGTCGGAATCAGGCTGAATTCCCGGAAGGTGTTACCGCTGCCGCACAATATGGCTCAGCCACACAGGCTATGGCCGTCTATCTTAACCAATACCATTTCCTGCCTTTTAAGCGCGTGTCAGAGTATTTTAATACTCTCTATAAAATGAGTGTAAGTGCAGGCACTGTCGCCAATTTTGTGGCCAGAACCTATGAAAATCTGGCTTCTACTGAAGAGGTTATTCGTGACGCCTTGCGGGAATCGTCTGTTGCCGGAGCCGATGAAACGGGTATGCGGGCCGAGGGCTCTTTGCACTGGCTACACGTTATGCGGGATGAACAATGGACGCTCTACTACTTGTCTGAAAAGCGAGGTCGTGAGGCCATGGACACGATGGGCATACTGCTAACATTTGCAGGCGTTCTGGTTCATGATCATTGGAAATCCTATTTTGCATATGCGGCAACTCACGTACTTTGCAATGCCCATCACCTGAGGGAGCTTTTGGGTGTTGTTGATAGGGACAGCAATCAACTGGCGTTGCGATTGATGAAGCTACTGAGGCTTTCCTGGCATTACTGCAAGGGCTTTAAGACCATAGGTATGCTACAGATGCCAAGTGTTGTCTGTGAACGAATCGAGAAGATTTATGACCGGTTGCTTCAGCGGGCTCTAATGAAAGAAGTCGTCTATATGGAGAAGCAACGAGAGGAGCTTAAGCGCAAGAAAGTCAAGAATACTAAAGCTTACAATCTCTTCAAACGACTCACTGAGTTCAAGGCTGAGACACTGCGCTTCATGTCAGATTTTACCATTCCCTTCGATAACAATGGCAGTGAGCGGGATGTTCGAATGGCCAAGTTAAAGCAGAAAATCTCAGGCTGCTTCAGGAGTGCAGACGGTGGTTCTATGTTTGCACGGATTCGCAGCTATTTGTCGTCTGCCAGAAAACAGGGAATGGACATATATCAATCACTTCATAGAGCTGTTCGGAATTACTGTAATATGCCTTTGCTCAGTGCTGAATAG
- a CDS encoding TIGR01212 family radical SAM protein (This family includes YhcC from E. coli K-12, an uncharacterized radical SAM protein.), translating into MTRFVNTFGRYLRQKYREKVHKVSVNASFTCPNRDGTKGIGGCTFCNNASFSPGSTKAGEISEQIRQAQERVGSRTGARKFIAYFQSYSNTYGALEDLKRYYDEALAQPGVIGLAVGTRPDCVPDPVLKLLSEYQERGYEVWLELGLQSSFDPTLDVINRGHTFSDYEDAVIRVKRYGLMLCTHLIVGLPGEEPEDSLVSFDRVVGLGVDAIKIHPLHIVKGTQMARQWRKGLVRELSMESYTDVLATMISRAPEGLLFHRLTGSGERQYLLSPQWTMHKWDVLGLLYKKLVTVQHPHINLEFSDFYTILLSTIFPQYSPA; encoded by the coding sequence ATGACCCGCTTCGTGAATACTTTTGGCCGTTACCTTCGGCAGAAGTACCGAGAGAAAGTACACAAAGTTTCGGTGAATGCTTCGTTTACCTGCCCAAACCGTGACGGCACCAAAGGTATTGGTGGTTGTACGTTTTGTAATAATGCCTCTTTCAGTCCCGGCAGTACCAAAGCAGGAGAAATTTCTGAGCAGATTCGACAGGCTCAGGAGAGGGTTGGTTCCCGAACGGGTGCCAGGAAGTTTATCGCTTATTTTCAGTCTTACAGTAATACCTATGGCGCTTTGGAAGATCTCAAGCGCTATTATGATGAGGCTCTGGCTCAGCCCGGTGTAATAGGGCTTGCCGTTGGTACCCGGCCTGACTGTGTACCAGATCCGGTGTTAAAACTGTTGTCGGAGTATCAGGAACGGGGTTACGAGGTTTGGCTGGAGCTTGGCCTTCAATCCAGCTTTGATCCTACGCTTGACGTCATTAACCGTGGTCATACCTTTAGCGATTATGAAGATGCGGTGATAAGGGTCAAGCGCTATGGATTAATGCTGTGTACTCACCTGATTGTCGGTCTTCCGGGGGAAGAGCCTGAAGACAGTCTGGTCAGTTTTGACCGTGTTGTTGGTTTAGGTGTGGATGCCATTAAAATTCATCCTCTTCATATCGTGAAAGGCACTCAAATGGCTCGGCAGTGGCGTAAAGGGCTGGTTCGTGAATTATCGATGGAGTCCTATACGGATGTACTGGCAACAATGATTTCACGAGCACCAGAGGGATTATTGTTTCATCGATTGACAGGCTCTGGAGAAAGGCAATATCTACTTTCACCACAATGGACAATGCATAAATGGGATGTGCTTGGCTTGCTCTATAAAAAGTTGGTAACTGTTCAGCACCCCCACATAAATCTGGAATTTTCTGATTTTTATACCATCCTCTTAAGCACCATTTTTCCACAATATTCGCCAGCATGA
- a CDS encoding IS630 family transposase, with amino-acid sequence MLNSYDHVFAVTGKSSSKLTLANIVKKLGLVYKRLRKSCKHKRDEEHFQRCKTALKDAQEAERKGLINLFYFDESGFTQEPCVPYGWQEKGKQLRIPSVKSKRINVLGFMNRSCELFHYPVVGSVNSDTVIAAFDDFAEKMEDEKYSSNDRYTVVMVDNASIHTSKKFRDRIADWTLEKKLLICFLPTYSPELNLIEILWRKVKYEWLNLLSIKSFTEFEKEVERVFASFGESHMISFANTK; translated from the coding sequence GTGCTGAATAGTTACGATCATGTTTTTGCCGTGACCGGTAAATCCTCATCAAAACTTACTCTGGCCAACATCGTAAAAAAGTTAGGACTGGTTTACAAAAGACTCCGTAAATCGTGCAAACATAAACGGGACGAAGAGCATTTCCAGCGTTGTAAAACTGCACTGAAAGACGCCCAGGAAGCTGAGCGCAAAGGGTTAATAAACTTGTTTTATTTTGATGAGTCCGGATTTACTCAAGAACCTTGTGTGCCATATGGCTGGCAGGAAAAAGGAAAGCAGCTCAGAATTCCATCAGTCAAAAGTAAGCGCATCAACGTGCTGGGCTTTATGAATCGGAGCTGTGAGCTGTTTCATTACCCTGTTGTGGGCTCTGTGAATAGTGATACAGTGATTGCAGCCTTTGACGACTTCGCAGAGAAAATGGAGGATGAAAAATACAGTTCAAATGACCGCTACACCGTAGTTATGGTGGACAATGCCAGTATTCATACCAGCAAAAAGTTTCGTGACAGAATCGCTGACTGGACTCTTGAGAAAAAGTTACTGATCTGCTTTCTTCCAACATATTCACCTGAACTCAATCTGATTGAGATCCTGTGGAGGAAAGTAAAGTATGAATGGCTCAATCTATTGTCAATCAAGAGTTTCACGGAATTTGAAAAGGAAGTTGAACGAGTGTTCGCTTCATTTGGAGAGAGTCATATGATTTCGTTTGCAAATACTAAATAA
- a CDS encoding ISAs1 family transposase → MLTNTGSAWNKGKDAIHMVNAWCTKAGLSLGQYKVDAKSNEITAIPELLKLLELAGSLVTIDAMGCQKKIATAILKKEADYLLAVKGNQKKLYGELTRAFEQLWQENPEDGPCPEFAEQEGKSHGRREHRRCWVINDIAEGSNASGWQAKTIAAVQLDSQKKGKGSTLIRYFISSRKLSAGEVLEATRKHWLIENQLHWVLDVAFDEDRCRSREGYAAENLAVARQITLNLLKLDTSEKAGIKNKRHKCGWDEEYMMNVLGLINI, encoded by the coding sequence ATGTTGACAAACACCGGTTCTGCCTGGAACAAAGGTAAAGATGCCATTCACATGGTTAATGCCTGGTGCACCAAGGCCGGGCTGTCCCTTGGTCAATATAAGGTAGATGCCAAGTCTAATGAAATTACTGCTATTCCTGAACTGCTCAAACTGCTTGAGTTGGCAGGTAGCCTGGTCACCATCGATGCAATGGGCTGCCAGAAGAAAATCGCCACAGCCATCCTGAAAAAAGAAGCGGACTATCTGCTTGCTGTGAAGGGTAACCAGAAAAAACTTTATGGTGAACTTACTCGCGCTTTTGAACAGCTGTGGCAAGAAAATCCGGAAGATGGTCCATGCCCTGAGTTTGCTGAGCAGGAAGGTAAATCTCATGGTCGTCGTGAACATCGTAGATGCTGGGTAATCAACGATATCGCGGAAGGTTCCAACGCGTCAGGCTGGCAGGCCAAAACGATAGCAGCCGTCCAGTTAGACAGCCAGAAAAAAGGCAAAGGGAGCACATTAATCCGTTACTTTATATCGAGCCGCAAGTTGTCAGCAGGAGAGGTACTTGAGGCGACAAGGAAACACTGGTTGATTGAAAACCAGCTACATTGGGTTCTAGACGTTGCTTTTGATGAAGATCGTTGCAGATCACGAGAAGGTTATGCAGCAGAAAATCTTGCAGTTGCACGACAGATAACACTCAATCTTCTAAAGCTGGATACATCCGAAAAAGCAGGCATCAAAAACAAACGTCACAAATGTGGTTGGGACGAAGAGTATATGATGAACGTGCTTGGGCTGATCAATATATGA
- a CDS encoding IS3 family transposase (programmed frameshift) — MARYSEEFKESIIQKMMPPNNVPVSQLVRETGISDVTLYTWRKKAVSKGVPVPGDGKNPDQWTTENKLAVIIETAALNEAEMAEYCRKKGLFAEQIQQWKAAFINSVSVQPESQSKQRKALSDEHKKDKKTIKKLERELNRKDKALAETAALLVLTKKGPRDLGGARGRLVSLPDRQNAVSLIKQAVKDGARQSKACKALGLTERTVQRWMQGDDVRADNRKNADRPEPVNKFSEAERQAIVDVCNSERFKSLPPSQIVPTLLDEGLYMGSERTFYRVLEETGQQHHRGSAAKPNRYKPTSWCATGPNQVWSWDITYLRSPIRGQFYYLYLVIDIFSRMIVTWEIHETESAEHASEMITKACIKQGIAALEWPLVLHSDNGSPMKGGTMLSTLQRLGVVSSFSRPRVSDDNPFSEAIFRTLKYRPGYPRTPFADLEAARSWVHGFAQWYNEEHKHSGLKFLTPGQRHRGETKVLMANRRKVYEQAKERHPERWGKRSTRNWDLADEVWLNPDRPADDQLSKAA, encoded by the exons ATGGCCCGCTATTCAGAAGAGTTCAAAGAGTCCATCATTCAGAAGATGATGCCACCCAATAATGTGCCAGTTTCGCAGTTGGTACGTGAGACTGGTATCTCTGATGTGACCCTGTACACTTGGCGAAAGAAAGCAGTATCTAAAGGAGTGCCTGTGCCGGGCGACGGAAAGAATCCAGATCAATGGACAACTGAAAACAAGTTAGCCGTAATCATTGAAACGGCTGCGTTAAATGAAGCAGAAATGGCTGAATACTGTCGTAAAAAAGGTCTGTTTGCTGAACAAATTCAGCAGTGGAAGGCTGCCTTTATTAACAGTGTTTCTGTCCAGCCTGAAAGTCAGTCAAAACAGCGTAAGGCGCTGTCTGACGAACACAAAAAAGATAAGAAAACCATCAAAAAGCTTGAGCGTGAACTCAATCGCAAGGACAAGGCGTTAGCAGAAACTGCTGCCTTGCTGGTACTCACAAAAAAGG GCCCAAGAGATCTGGGGGGCGCCAGAGGACGATTAGTCTCTCTCCCGGATCGACAAAATGCTGTTAGCCTGATTAAACAGGCAGTTAAAGATGGGGCTCGTCAGTCAAAAGCCTGCAAAGCCCTTGGTCTTACAGAAAGAACTGTACAACGCTGGATGCAGGGTGATGACGTGCGCGCAGATAATCGCAAAAATGCTGACAGGCCAGAACCGGTTAACAAGTTTTCTGAAGCTGAGCGACAGGCGATTGTTGACGTCTGTAACAGCGAGCGGTTCAAAAGCCTTCCGCCCAGCCAGATTGTGCCCACATTGTTAGATGAAGGTCTCTATATGGGGTCTGAAAGGACATTTTACCGGGTGTTGGAGGAAACAGGGCAACAGCATCATCGGGGCAGTGCTGCCAAGCCAAACAGGTATAAGCCAACGTCCTGGTGTGCTACCGGACCCAACCAGGTCTGGTCCTGGGATATTACCTATCTGCGCTCTCCGATACGGGGGCAGTTTTATTACCTGTACCTGGTGATAGACATCTTTAGTCGTATGATTGTTACATGGGAAATTCATGAAACCGAATCAGCTGAGCATGCATCAGAAATGATCACTAAAGCCTGTATCAAACAGGGAATTGCAGCCTTGGAGTGGCCACTGGTTCTGCACTCAGATAATGGTAGTCCCATGAAGGGTGGCACTATGCTGTCAACACTGCAGCGTCTTGGGGTCGTGAGCTCATTCAGTCGTCCCCGGGTCAGTGATGATAACCCCTTTTCCGAGGCCATATTCAGAACCCTGAAATACCGCCCTGGTTATCCGCGCACGCCATTTGCTGATCTTGAAGCAGCACGTAGCTGGGTGCATGGTTTTGCCCAATGGTACAACGAAGAGCACAAGCACAGTGGGCTGAAATTTCTGACACCCGGGCAAAGGCATCGTGGTGAAACCAAGGTGCTTATGGCTAACCGCAGAAAGGTTTATGAACAAGCCAAAGAACGTCACCCAGAGCGCTGGGGAAAGAGGTCAACAAGGAACTGGGATCTGGCTGATGAAGTCTGGTTGAATCCCGACAGACCTGCTGATGATCAACTAAGCAAAGCCGCTTAA
- a CDS encoding ISAs1 family transposase: MPSKALFSKFSTLTDPRDPKKTTHILAEIMFISVCAILCGADDWNAIRLFAKTKERWFRQHLTLPGGIPVAITFNRVFAAIDPDEFRQIFIQWIRDVLSGLQLSDSRIVAIDGKTIKGSPLCQHSCRLS; this comes from the coding sequence ATGCCTTCAAAAGCCTTATTCTCAAAATTCAGTACACTCACCGATCCTCGTGACCCAAAGAAAACTACTCACATTTTGGCGGAGATTATGTTCATCTCTGTTTGCGCCATCCTTTGTGGTGCCGATGACTGGAACGCCATAAGACTGTTTGCCAAAACCAAAGAACGCTGGTTCCGACAGCATCTGACTTTGCCCGGTGGAATTCCTGTCGCTATCACATTTAATCGAGTCTTTGCCGCGATCGATCCTGATGAGTTTCGCCAGATCTTTATCCAATGGATCCGGGATGTGCTTTCAGGTTTGCAACTTTCTGATAGCAGAATCGTGGCAATCGATGGAAAAACCATCAAAGGTTCCCCCCTGTGTCAGCATAGTTGTCGCCTCTCCTGA